A part of Bacillus rossius redtenbacheri isolate Brsri chromosome 1, Brsri_v3, whole genome shotgun sequence genomic DNA contains:
- the LOC134527185 gene encoding synapsin-1-like → MARETERDIQAIQSATETMMQWRPNPTLAVLSPEDAGVVVRYTGPPAPPDRSAQSPGSRECNLEPQGQSRLTWRQTDRGERRGGPTAREERPPRCRYFPTEMYHWHRECPIKAAGEGENGGAVSAGPTGRASSLRRAPPLAPHHRHPRQQLRAPVIYHPRLPDVGGGGQRRPDGTCTESSRRPDGPCPESSASSAARPMSSTSPPATAGSSELPPRPPDVDGGGLFPESSASSAARPTSSASPPEAAGASELPPRPPDIGVGGTRRPDGPCPESSVSSAAHPTSRGASTVDAGLEDRLSRLGCMGPEEGSLLRIPVRVDGRELEALVDTAASHSYIAAHLVAGADVTAEAGTVLLATRGACALAKRTP, encoded by the exons ATggcgagagaaacagagagagacatccAGGCCATACAGAGTGCAACAGAGACCATGATGCAGTGGAGGCCCAACCCCACCCTGGCGGTGCTGTCACCAGAAGATGCTGGAGTGGTGGTGCGGTACACTGGCCCGCCAGCACCGCCGGACAGATCCGCCCAGTCGCCGGGGTCGCGGGAATGCAACCTTGAGCCACAGGGCCAGTCGCGGCTGACCTGGCGGCAAACCGACCGAGGGGAGCGACGCGGAGGCCCGACAGCCCGCGAAGAGCGGCCTCCCCGCTGCAGGTACTTTCCAACAGAAATGTACCACTGGCACCGTGAATGCCCCATCAAGGCTGCCGGAGAAGGGGAAAACGGAG GGGCGGTcagcgccggcccgacgggccgtgcctcgagtcttcggcgagctcccCCGCTCGCCCCACATCATCGGcatccccgccagcagctgcgggcgccagtgatctACCACCCCCGCctacctgacgtcggcgggggcggtcagCGCCGGCCCGACGGGACGTGcaccgagtcttcg CGGCGGCCCGatgggccgtgccccgagtcttcggcgagctctgCCGCTCGCCCCATGTCGTCGACGTCCCCGCCAGCAACTGCGGGctccagtgagctaccgccccgcccacctgacgtcgacGGGGGCGGGCTGttccccgagtcttcggcgagctctgCCGCTCGCCCCACGTCGTCGGCATCCCCGCCAgaagctgcgggcgccagtgagctaccgccccgacCACCTGACATCGGCGTGGGCGGtacgcgccggcccgacgggccgtgccccgagtcttcggtgaGCTCTGCCGCTCACCCTACATCGCGGGGGGCCTCGACAGTAGATGCGGGGCTAGAGGATAGGCTGTCCCGGCTCGGGTGCATGGGTCCTGAGGAAGGCAGTCTACTGCGCATACCTGTCCGGGTGGACGGCCGGGAACTGGAggcgctggtggacaccgccgccagccacagctATATTGCCGCCCACCTCGTCGCCGGTGCTGACGTGACAGCTGAGGCTGGGACAGTCCTGCTGGCCACCAGGGGAGCTTGCGCGTTAGCCAAACGGACGCCATAG
- the LOC134529947 gene encoding uncharacterized protein LOC134529947 produces MDKSTLRGKYCKWSKEDLDKALAMIRSKKISILGASKRYNIPRRTLGGYVKSQVWNKKKNGRPTVLTGEQEVQLVARITRLADVGFPLTVKVLRKCVYTFCEKNRIKQQFSVMKGYAGRKWLKGFLQRHPEIARRKAQHLNEARAQKLNKFIVNDYFRTLKDVMTKLDIAHMPERIYNVDEKGCRLSLHRQPFVLAKTGSRRVHFRGKEHGENVTIVSCGNALGNVIPPMILFKGQRLKPEWADNLPAGSVVEMTAKGSMTSETFVKWLHHFSRYKSAGPCLLIMDGAKCHLDYSIVEAADNVGVSLLCLPSNTTHELQPMDKSVFGPFEAYWDEELMKFWTTYEDRVFNKQRFGYVFSPVWEKSTIPKNIKAGFEACGIFPFNPNRIPEQAFAPSETTTVPRVTLPPFPEPAQHQEAIRNHHEDEPHNDSEETDNSSAWDSDNSHGDNGTRNQQSNVLFSEILSTPARNAQPAKRNHPAINSRAVEVQKSLFVNSNNQSIPCSSKNVHLSASPSAHNQKNPPKKSKAVGSKENPTKLYTSPRRSSVTKKSLHQESWYCFLCKEDRVIDMRGCSLCKRFVHEECVGLTKHDKQVFVCPTCEV; encoded by the coding sequence ATGGATAAAAGTACTCTGCGTGGAAAATATTGCAAATGGTCCAAGGAGGATTTGGACAAGGCTTTGGCCATGATCAGAAGCAAGAAGATCAGTATATTGGGAGCAAGTAAGCGATATAACATACCGCGCCGAACATTAGGAGGTTATGTCAAATCTCAAGTTTGgaacaaaaagaaaaatggacGCCCTACAGTCCTGACAGGTGAGCAAGAAGTACAGTTGGTTGCTAGAATAACGCGATTAGCAGATGTAGGCTTTCCCTTGACTGTTAAAGTCTTAAGGAAATGTGTTTACACCTTTTGCGAAAAAAATAGGATAAAGCAGCAATTCAGTGTTATGAAAGGGTATGCTGGCAGGAAATGGCTTAAAGGTTTTCTCCAGAGACATCCTGAAATCGCTAGAAGGAAGGCACAACATCTTAATGAGGCTCgggcacaaaaattaaataagtttatagTGAATGATTACTTCCGAACACTGAAGGATGTAATGACAAAGCTTGATATTGCACACATGCCTGAACGAATTTACAATGTAGATGAGAAAGGTTGTCGTCTCAGTTTACATCGACAGCCTTTCGTACTTGCCAAGACAGGCTCTCGGAGAGTACATTTCCGTGGTAAAGAACATGGTGAAAATGTAACTATTGTGTCATGTGGCAATGCACTGGGCAATGTTATACCGCCTATGATCCTTTTCAAGGGACAACGCTTGAAGCCAGAGTGGGCTGACAACTTGCCAGCTGGAAGTGTAGTAGAGATGACAGCGAAGGGTTCAATGACATCTGAAACATTTGTGAAGTGGCTGCATCACTTCAGCCGTTACAAGTCTGCAGGACCATGCCTTCTAATCATGGATGGAGCCAAGTGTCACTTAGATTATTCCATAGTCGAGGCAGCTGACAATGTGGGTGTTTCACTGTTATGTTTACCCAGTAACACCACCCACGAGCTCCAGCCGATGGACAAATCAGTTTTTGGCCCATTTGAAGCTTACTGGGATGAGGAACTTATGAAATTCTGGACAACATATGAGGATCGAGTATTCAACAAGCAGCGCTTTGGTTATGTGTTTTCACCCGTATGGGAGAAGTCtacaattccaaaaaatattaaagctgGATTTGAAGCTTGTGGAattttcccatttaatccaaacAGAATTCCGGAACAAGCTTTCGCGCCAAGTGAAACCACCACAGTACCAAGAGTAACCTTGCCACCTTTTCCTGAGCCAGCTCAACATCAAGAAGCCATACGGAACCACCACGAGGATGAACCACACAATGACTCTGAAGAAACAGATAATAGCAGTGCATGGGACAGTGATAACTCGCATGGAGACAATGGTACTCGGAACCAGCAATCGAATGTCTTATTCTCAGAAATCCTTAGTACACCTGCCAGAAATGCCCAACCAGCCAAAAGAAACCATCCAGCAATTAACAGTCGAGCAGTAGAAGTGCAAAAATCGTTGTTTGTGAACTCAAACAATCAATCCATTCCCTGCAGCTCCAAAAATGTCCATCTCTCCGCATCACCATCAGCACACAACCAGAAGAATCCTCCCAAGAAGTCCAAAGCTGTTGGTTCCAAAGAAAATCCAACAAAACTTTACACTTCACCTCGAAGATCTTCTGTAACTAAGAAATCACTGCATCAAGAGAGTTGGTACTGCTTTTTGTGCAAAGAAGATAGAGTGATAGACATGAGGGGTTGCAGTTTGTGTAAACGGTTTGTGCATGAAGAGTGTGTTGGACTTACCAAACATGACAAACAAGTATTTGTGTGTCCTACATGTGAAGTATAG